The Caulifigura coniformis genome includes a region encoding these proteins:
- a CDS encoding serine/threonine-protein kinase: MNAADKLPMADVFWKTRHEERPSHPNTRTTDRMAASTPENPADTSTTLMPAVRPEAGATIGEFSLIRLLGKGGMAEVWLAEQHSLKRNVALKLLKPELTTDPTYVKRFQAEAKAAGGLTHSNIVQVYSVGQADGRHYIAQEYVQGSTLKSFLQRKGALDLQTALHIMRQAAGALQAAAERGIVHRDIKPENIMLTRKGEVKVADFGLAQLMGGERLNLTQEGTTMGTPLYMSPEQVNGQKLDQRSDIYSFGVTCYHMLAGETPFRGESAIAVAMQHLQNMPRELASRRPDLPRAMCDIVHRMLAKNPDDRYPSAQKVLVDLKKLARTLKDDGVADDIELKLFDPAEPSPSLAMRRPWLVLGLLCALTAGASAAMGWTMRPSIPESTGSDVPKARSAEEQFQWALLKVNDEAYFQAVKENFPEKTNVDFHQLADEQLAFLYLRDVSNLDRKPKILAQLQQLGTYNKESQQKAAIGKAYLEMFSVTPPDKFGAQVTLDTNQLLGPVPSDSPVRRGQWGKYYSEITAILFPERQGADNTPPGGPGNRVPFGGLGGDRNGPRGEDNRPGLGRPGLGFGGRPEPPPGAGGGPPREPPPPRQDGPPPTDGERPFPPGSEGPRPGGMP; the protein is encoded by the coding sequence ATGAACGCAGCGGACAAGTTGCCCATGGCCGACGTCTTCTGGAAGACGCGGCACGAGGAGCGTCCGTCCCACCCGAACACCCGGACGACCGATCGTATGGCCGCCAGCACGCCGGAAAACCCCGCCGACACGTCGACGACGCTCATGCCGGCCGTGCGACCTGAAGCCGGCGCCACGATCGGCGAATTCTCCCTGATCCGCCTTCTGGGCAAGGGCGGGATGGCCGAGGTGTGGCTGGCCGAGCAGCATTCCCTCAAGCGGAACGTCGCCCTCAAACTGCTCAAGCCGGAACTCACGACCGACCCGACCTACGTCAAACGGTTTCAGGCCGAGGCGAAGGCGGCCGGTGGACTCACGCATTCCAACATCGTGCAGGTCTACTCTGTAGGACAGGCCGACGGCCGCCACTACATCGCCCAGGAGTACGTGCAGGGCTCGACCTTGAAATCGTTCCTGCAGCGAAAGGGGGCTCTCGATCTGCAGACCGCTCTGCACATCATGCGGCAGGCCGCCGGCGCTTTGCAGGCCGCCGCCGAGCGCGGCATCGTCCATCGCGATATCAAGCCCGAGAACATCATGCTCACCCGCAAGGGGGAGGTGAAAGTCGCCGACTTTGGGCTCGCCCAGCTGATGGGAGGCGAACGCCTCAACCTCACGCAGGAGGGAACCACCATGGGCACCCCCCTGTACATGAGCCCCGAACAGGTCAACGGCCAGAAACTCGACCAGCGCAGCGACATCTACTCCTTCGGCGTCACCTGCTACCACATGCTCGCCGGCGAAACCCCCTTCCGCGGGGAGTCGGCCATCGCCGTCGCCATGCAGCACCTGCAGAACATGCCGCGGGAACTCGCGTCCCGCCGGCCCGATCTCCCCCGGGCCATGTGCGACATCGTTCACCGGATGCTCGCCAAGAACCCCGATGACCGATATCCCAGCGCGCAGAAGGTGCTCGTCGATCTCAAGAAACTGGCGAGAACCCTGAAGGACGATGGAGTCGCCGACGACATCGAGCTCAAGCTGTTCGATCCGGCCGAGCCTTCGCCCTCGCTCGCCATGCGCCGGCCATGGCTGGTTCTCGGCCTGTTGTGCGCCCTCACCGCCGGCGCCAGCGCGGCCATGGGCTGGACCATGCGGCCTTCCATTCCGGAGAGCACTGGATCGGACGTTCCCAAAGCCAGGTCGGCCGAAGAACAGTTCCAGTGGGCACTGTTGAAGGTCAACGACGAGGCGTACTTCCAGGCCGTCAAGGAAAACTTCCCCGAGAAAACCAACGTCGACTTCCACCAGCTCGCCGACGAGCAGCTGGCGTTTCTCTACTTGCGCGACGTCTCGAACCTGGACCGGAAACCGAAAATCCTTGCCCAGCTGCAGCAGCTCGGAACCTACAACAAGGAGTCGCAGCAGAAGGCGGCGATCGGCAAGGCCTACCTCGAGATGTTCAGCGTCACGCCTCCGGACAAGTTCGGAGCGCAGGTCACTCTCGACACCAATCAGCTGCTGGGCCCCGTCCCGTCCGACTCGCCCGTCCGCCGGGGGCAGTGGGGCAAGTACTACTCGGAAATCACCGCCATCCTGTTTCCTGAACGCCAGGGGGCAGACAATACACCCCCTGGCGGGCCCGGGAACCGTGTACCATTCGGCGGGCTCGGGGGCGATCGGAACGGCCCGCGCGGCGAGGACAACCGGCCCGGCCTCGGTCGTCCCGGTCTGGGCTTCGGCGGACGTCCCGAACCTCCTCCCGGAGCGGGAGGAGGACCTCCTCGTGAACCTCCGCCGCCTCGTCAGGATGGCCCGCCGCCAACCGACGGAGAGCGCCCCTTCCCACCCGGATCCGAAGGCCCCCGCCCGGGAGGCATGCCATGA
- a CDS encoding TVP38/TMEM64 family protein has product MLLFSCIFVIGFILLSVLVGKSALLEQVAGEEAALREWKERHPFALNAGLFFASATVLALPVPGSMLTTLVVGWLSGFATGMVIASFASAMAASITFLVVRKWVWLREASVDASFRRLAALSGPDASWVLFSLRMIPGLPFFMVNAGMAATSISLPRFWLTTQFGTLPMLLMLVSLGSQFPTLKALARQDLSDLFPPSLVIGMATLGILMLVTRRLIRRGMARRLVLSGNSIASAPATVEHELVGNLLPRTSGP; this is encoded by the coding sequence ATGCTGCTGTTTTCCTGCATCTTCGTGATCGGGTTCATCCTGTTGTCGGTGCTGGTGGGAAAGAGCGCGCTGCTTGAACAGGTGGCGGGTGAAGAAGCGGCCCTTCGCGAATGGAAAGAGCGCCATCCCTTTGCCCTGAACGCCGGTCTGTTCTTCGCTTCAGCGACTGTGCTCGCGCTGCCCGTTCCCGGTTCGATGCTGACGACGCTGGTCGTCGGCTGGTTGAGCGGGTTCGCGACGGGGATGGTGATCGCCAGCTTTGCATCGGCAATGGCCGCGAGCATTACGTTCCTGGTCGTCCGTAAGTGGGTCTGGCTGCGGGAGGCATCTGTCGATGCTTCGTTCCGCCGTCTCGCGGCACTTTCCGGACCGGACGCCTCGTGGGTTCTTTTCTCGCTTCGGATGATTCCCGGGCTGCCGTTCTTCATGGTCAACGCGGGCATGGCGGCAACGTCGATCAGCCTTCCCCGCTTCTGGTTGACGACCCAGTTCGGGACGCTGCCCATGCTGTTGATGCTGGTCTCGCTGGGAAGTCAATTCCCGACACTCAAAGCACTGGCGCGGCAGGATTTGTCCGATTTGTTCCCGCCGTCGCTGGTGATCGGCATGGCGACTCTCGGCATCCTCATGCTGGTGACCCGCCGGTTGATTCGACGCGGTATGGCGCGGCGACTGGTGCTCAGCGGTAACTCGATTGCGTCGGCCCCTGCAACGGTTGAACACGAGCTCGTCGGCAACTTGCTGCCACGCACTTCGGGACCCTAA
- a CDS encoding Gfo/Idh/MocA family protein — translation MTNPPVDRRAFLQRSAGKAAVGVAAGLSGWLPAHAASHEPIRLGVIGVRSRGIELARAAARLPGVEIAALCDVDAAILHDAANRLDSPTTPREYSDYRQLLDDSRLHALIIATPDHWHASMTIDACRAGKDVYLESPATHSDAEWAQVVAVAARHQRVVQTGLQQRSGAFVQTAVKFLQAGGVGRVRFARAWMACRRKPIGRRGDSPAPAGVDYAAWLGPAPYREFNGNRFHGNWTRFWDYGAGELGLWGVHWLDVAAWALDLNGPVQVSAVGSRLHFADDQETPDTLTVHYQFQRPHPVEVAWEHRTWTVHGNEGRTSGIAFYGDDGTLVLDRGGWKVYDRKDSTAENGGDLDVPHLADFLRCVRTREEPAASLIVARRAEQLCHLGVQAYREQRLVTTEIGGALRTAAPPALG, via the coding sequence ATGACCAATCCACCTGTTGATCGACGTGCTTTTCTTCAACGCAGCGCCGGTAAAGCGGCCGTCGGCGTCGCTGCCGGCCTGTCCGGCTGGCTCCCCGCTCACGCCGCCTCCCACGAGCCCATTCGCCTCGGTGTCATTGGAGTACGCTCGCGCGGGATCGAACTGGCCCGCGCCGCCGCCCGGCTTCCCGGCGTGGAGATCGCCGCCCTCTGCGATGTCGACGCCGCGATCCTTCACGACGCAGCCAACCGCCTCGACTCGCCAACCACTCCGCGCGAATACAGCGATTATCGCCAGCTCCTGGATGACAGCCGCCTTCACGCCCTCATCATCGCGACACCCGACCACTGGCACGCCTCGATGACCATCGACGCCTGCCGCGCCGGCAAGGACGTCTACCTCGAATCACCCGCCACTCATTCCGATGCGGAATGGGCTCAGGTAGTGGCCGTCGCGGCCCGGCATCAGCGCGTCGTGCAGACGGGGCTCCAGCAGAGAAGCGGCGCGTTCGTTCAAACGGCCGTGAAGTTCCTCCAGGCGGGTGGTGTTGGGCGCGTCCGCTTTGCACGCGCCTGGATGGCCTGCCGCCGCAAGCCGATCGGACGCCGCGGCGATTCTCCCGCCCCTGCCGGCGTCGACTACGCTGCGTGGCTCGGTCCCGCCCCGTATCGCGAATTCAACGGCAATCGCTTCCACGGCAACTGGACCCGCTTCTGGGACTATGGCGCCGGGGAACTCGGCCTGTGGGGCGTCCACTGGCTCGACGTCGCCGCCTGGGCCCTCGACCTCAACGGCCCCGTGCAGGTCAGCGCCGTCGGCAGCCGCCTGCACTTCGCCGACGACCAGGAAACCCCTGATACCCTCACGGTCCACTACCAGTTCCAGCGTCCCCATCCGGTTGAAGTCGCCTGGGAGCATCGCACCTGGACGGTCCACGGCAACGAAGGACGCACCAGCGGCATCGCGTTCTATGGCGACGACGGCACGCTCGTGCTCGATCGCGGCGGATGGAAAGTCTACGACCGCAAGGACTCCACGGCCGAGAATGGCGGCGATCTCGATGTCCCCCATCTCGCCGATTTCCTCCGATGCGTGCGAACGCGCGAGGAACCCGCTGCGTCTTTGATTGTGGCCCGCCGCGCCGAGCAGCTCTGCCACCTGGGCGTGCAGGCCTATCGCGAGCAGCGCCTCGTCACCACGGAAATCGGAGGGGCACTGCGCACCGCCGCTCCACCGGCCCTGGGTTGA
- a CDS encoding Gfo/Idh/MocA family protein, producing MSQITRRRFFEESMIAAAATAAISRTPEVFAEETAKETPAETIQHAVLGCRIRGRVHAGTFARKPNVSVAYVCDPDRALAEELADAVEKQQGRRPKAVQDLRVVLDDPAVNTVSIATPNHWHALGAVWAMQAGKDVYVEKPVSNTIVEGRRMVQVARSTGRICQAGTQNRSSGVAKATAAYLHAGKLGDLKLGRTIVYGRRGSIGPRAPQPVPEGVDFNLWLGPAAKPLERKNLHYDWHWIWDTGNGELGNNNIHYVDLVRWMMKLDGLGDSVISIGGRLGYEDAGETPNTQMVVHTFGPVSVIQEVRGLKTTPFSEKFKAGWIIEGTEGFVAGGSLFDRDGNLVQTFEGPGEDHFANFLKAVRSRRMEDLNADILQGHLSTGLCHVGNISHRLGRLTGVEEMQARLGDSLTPEAGVTLKKMTEHLEENGVDLKSTPLTVGARLQIDSKAETFVANPAANRLLSRDYRGKFVLPDAS from the coding sequence GTGTCGCAGATCACACGGCGTCGCTTTTTCGAGGAATCGATGATTGCCGCGGCAGCTACCGCGGCAATCTCCAGAACTCCCGAAGTCTTCGCCGAGGAGACGGCGAAGGAGACTCCAGCCGAAACGATCCAGCACGCGGTGCTGGGCTGTCGCATCCGGGGGCGCGTGCACGCGGGAACGTTCGCCCGGAAGCCGAATGTCTCCGTGGCGTATGTCTGCGACCCCGATCGCGCTTTGGCCGAAGAACTTGCAGACGCCGTGGAGAAGCAGCAAGGCCGGCGCCCGAAGGCTGTCCAGGATCTGCGCGTCGTTCTTGATGACCCTGCGGTCAACACGGTTTCGATCGCGACGCCCAATCACTGGCATGCTCTCGGGGCCGTGTGGGCCATGCAGGCAGGCAAGGACGTCTACGTCGAGAAGCCGGTGAGCAACACCATCGTCGAGGGCCGTCGGATGGTGCAGGTGGCGCGTTCCACAGGACGCATCTGTCAGGCGGGAACTCAGAATCGCTCGAGCGGTGTGGCCAAAGCGACCGCGGCCTATCTCCACGCAGGGAAACTCGGCGACCTGAAGCTCGGACGGACCATCGTCTACGGACGCCGCGGATCGATCGGGCCGCGGGCGCCGCAGCCGGTTCCCGAAGGAGTCGATTTCAATCTCTGGCTGGGACCCGCCGCGAAGCCGCTGGAACGCAAGAACCTCCACTACGACTGGCACTGGATTTGGGACACCGGAAACGGAGAGCTGGGGAACAACAACATCCACTACGTCGATCTCGTCCGCTGGATGATGAAGCTCGACGGTCTGGGGGATTCCGTGATCAGCATTGGCGGACGCCTGGGATACGAGGACGCAGGGGAAACGCCGAACACGCAGATGGTCGTCCACACCTTCGGCCCGGTCTCGGTGATTCAGGAGGTCCGTGGTCTCAAGACGACCCCATTCAGCGAGAAATTCAAGGCGGGATGGATCATCGAGGGAACGGAGGGCTTCGTCGCGGGCGGATCGCTGTTCGACCGCGACGGAAACCTTGTGCAGACCTTCGAAGGACCGGGCGAAGACCACTTCGCCAACTTCCTGAAGGCCGTGCGCAGCCGCCGCATGGAAGACCTGAACGCGGACATCCTGCAGGGGCATCTTTCCACCGGGCTCTGCCACGTCGGAAATATCTCCCATCGCCTGGGACGGCTGACGGGCGTGGAAGAGATGCAGGCCCGCCTGGGCGACTCGTTGACGCCCGAGGCCGGCGTCACGCTGAAGAAGATGACCGAGCACCTCGAGGAGAACGGCGTGGACCTCAAGTCGACGCCGCTCACGGTCGGGGCCCGCCTGCAGATCGACTCCAAGGCGGAAACGTTCGTCGCGAACCCGGCCGCCAATCGGCTTCTGAGCCGTGATTATCGAGGCAAGTTCGTGCTGCCGGATGCCAGTTAA
- a CDS encoding LysR substrate-binding domain-containing protein — protein sequence MSDLSRAYKNLTFPQLKSFCEAARLGSMTAAAVSLEIAQPTVWKQIHALESHLGTSLLIPHARGCRLTPAGEQLLQLAGPLVSEMSVLSDRFRALTGATVQRLVVAATPRPCEEELPQCIAEFENRFPKVRLVLRQLADHEIVPAVLSGEAELGICLQSSPVQAGLHSEKCYEFEPTLLMPHHHPLTRIRKLRFEDIARYPLLNARGSEPDHVVAASLERVGAYDHPDRKIELQMARTIRRYVKLGFGVGIVGKPKGQPPASDIAERSLRNLIGYRQYISAVYRPRLTGNVALTGFIDELRRANRSPQGRARRVRPR from the coding sequence ATGTCCGATCTGTCCAGAGCGTACAAAAACCTGACGTTTCCCCAGCTGAAGAGTTTCTGTGAAGCGGCCCGGCTGGGGAGCATGACGGCGGCGGCGGTTTCCCTGGAGATTGCGCAGCCGACCGTGTGGAAGCAGATCCACGCATTGGAGTCTCATCTCGGGACGTCGCTTTTGATTCCGCACGCGCGGGGCTGCCGGCTGACCCCGGCTGGCGAGCAGCTGCTGCAACTCGCCGGTCCGCTCGTTTCGGAGATGAGTGTCCTCTCCGATCGATTCCGGGCGCTGACCGGGGCGACCGTGCAGAGGCTCGTCGTCGCCGCCACGCCGCGACCGTGTGAAGAAGAACTGCCGCAGTGCATCGCGGAGTTCGAGAACCGGTTTCCGAAGGTGCGGCTCGTGCTCAGGCAACTGGCCGATCACGAGATCGTTCCGGCCGTGCTGTCGGGCGAGGCGGAACTGGGGATCTGCCTGCAATCCTCGCCGGTTCAGGCGGGTCTGCACTCGGAGAAGTGTTACGAGTTCGAGCCGACGCTGCTGATGCCGCATCACCATCCGCTGACGCGGATCAGGAAGCTCCGATTCGAGGACATCGCCCGGTATCCCCTGCTGAACGCGCGGGGATCGGAACCCGACCACGTCGTCGCGGCGTCGCTGGAGCGGGTGGGGGCCTACGACCACCCCGATCGCAAGATCGAACTCCAGATGGCGCGGACCATCCGGAGGTACGTGAAACTCGGTTTCGGCGTCGGCATCGTCGGCAAACCCAAAGGGCAGCCGCCGGCCTCGGACATCGCGGAACGATCGCTCCGAAACCTGATCGGATATCGCCAGTACATCTCGGCGGTCTATCGCCCCCGGCTCACCGGCAACGTAGCGCTCACCGGGTTCATCGACGAGTTGCGGCGGGCCAATCGTTCGCCGCAAGGTCGGGCCAGGCGCGTCCGCCCCAGGTAG
- a CDS encoding WD40/YVTN/BNR-like repeat-containing protein, translating to MPRRVHVATRKGLMSWRHDAGTWNAEPVHFLGDTVTQVFPDERDGSLYAILTLGHFGAKLRRLPSGAPEWIECGVPVYPEGAEVNDGPPREDGSVKKKPATLKEIWALESGGHDQPGVLWAGTIPGGLFRSNDLGATWALIESLWDRPERAQWFGGGKDEPGIHSVCIDPRDSRHIAIGISCGGAWFSSDGGASWTVGQGMRAEYMPPNLAYEPSAQDPHRMVHCPASPDRMWVQHHNGVFRSDDFAANWTEITNVPPAPFGFAVAVHPQKPDTAWLVPAVKDEIRVPVDARVVVSRTNDGGRTFQVLSNGLPEPPAYDIVYRHALDVAADGNTLAFGSTTGGLWVSGNGGDSWTCLTHTLPPVYAVRFSEF from the coding sequence ATGCCTCGTCGCGTCCACGTTGCCACACGGAAAGGTCTCATGTCCTGGCGCCACGACGCCGGAACGTGGAATGCCGAGCCGGTCCACTTCCTCGGCGACACGGTCACGCAGGTTTTTCCTGATGAACGCGACGGCTCGCTCTATGCGATCCTCACCCTCGGGCACTTCGGCGCGAAATTGCGCCGCCTCCCCTCCGGAGCGCCCGAGTGGATCGAGTGCGGAGTCCCCGTCTATCCCGAAGGGGCGGAAGTGAACGACGGTCCGCCGCGCGAAGACGGCTCCGTCAAGAAGAAGCCGGCGACCCTGAAAGAGATCTGGGCCCTGGAGAGCGGCGGCCACGACCAGCCCGGCGTACTCTGGGCAGGCACGATCCCGGGCGGACTCTTCCGGTCGAATGACCTGGGCGCCACATGGGCGCTGATCGAATCTCTCTGGGACCGGCCTGAGCGCGCCCAATGGTTTGGCGGCGGAAAAGATGAACCGGGCATCCATTCCGTCTGTATCGACCCCCGCGACTCCCGCCACATCGCCATCGGCATCAGTTGCGGCGGAGCGTGGTTCTCAAGCGACGGCGGAGCGTCCTGGACCGTCGGCCAGGGAATGCGCGCCGAGTACATGCCTCCCAATCTCGCGTATGAGCCGTCCGCTCAGGACCCGCATCGCATGGTCCACTGTCCGGCCAGCCCCGACCGGATGTGGGTCCAGCATCACAACGGCGTGTTTCGGTCCGACGACTTCGCCGCGAACTGGACGGAGATCACCAACGTCCCCCCAGCCCCGTTTGGATTCGCGGTGGCCGTTCATCCGCAGAAGCCCGATACCGCGTGGCTTGTCCCGGCCGTGAAAGATGAGATCCGCGTCCCCGTCGATGCACGTGTCGTGGTCAGCCGCACGAACGATGGCGGCAGGACGTTCCAAGTTCTGTCGAACGGCCTCCCTGAGCCGCCGGCGTACGACATCGTCTACCGCCACGCACTCGATGTGGCCGCCGACGGGAACACACTCGCGTTCGGCTCGACGACCGGCGGGCTGTGGGTCTCCGGGAACGGCGGCGATTCGTGGACCTGCCTGACGCACACGCTCCCTCCGGTCTATGCTGTGCGCTTTTCAGAGTTCTGA
- a CDS encoding ThuA domain-containing protein, protein MQSGFRCLTAIALCLIAALPVIGQEKPQPSRMLFVTQSAGFKHGSVNRKDATLAPAEVSMKTLGEQTSLFTVDCTQDCAADFTKENLKKYDIVAFYTTLDLPIADDAKNYFFGEWIYEKGHGVLGFHSAGDTFHNYAPYWDLMGGVFIGHPWNAGTKVTLTNHEPNHPLVASFGPEFSLKEEIYMYRRWQPEKCRVLLSLDYAKSPLNGGKINTQYGAHVPVCWIKTMGEGKLYYNNLGHNESSWANKQYLDSITAAVKWMRGEIECDAKPNPAVSTEFEEKSQKDIKEHGFQTVQQVKND, encoded by the coding sequence ATGCAGTCTGGTTTCCGCTGCCTGACAGCCATCGCGCTGTGCCTGATCGCTGCCCTGCCTGTTATCGGTCAGGAGAAACCGCAGCCATCGAGGATGCTGTTTGTCACCCAGAGCGCCGGCTTCAAGCACGGCTCGGTGAATCGCAAGGACGCAACGCTCGCCCCGGCCGAAGTCTCGATGAAGACCCTTGGTGAGCAGACGAGCTTGTTCACCGTCGACTGCACGCAGGACTGCGCGGCGGACTTCACGAAAGAGAATCTCAAGAAGTACGACATCGTCGCGTTCTATACGACGCTCGATCTGCCGATCGCGGACGACGCGAAGAACTACTTCTTCGGGGAATGGATCTACGAGAAGGGCCATGGAGTTCTCGGGTTCCACTCGGCCGGCGACACGTTCCATAACTACGCCCCGTACTGGGATCTGATGGGAGGCGTGTTCATCGGGCATCCGTGGAACGCGGGGACGAAGGTGACTTTGACGAACCATGAGCCGAACCATCCGCTCGTGGCATCCTTCGGCCCGGAGTTCTCTCTGAAGGAAGAAATCTACATGTACCGGCGGTGGCAGCCGGAGAAATGCCGGGTGCTGCTGAGCCTCGATTATGCGAAGAGCCCGCTCAACGGCGGCAAGATCAACACGCAGTACGGGGCGCACGTTCCCGTGTGCTGGATCAAGACGATGGGGGAAGGAAAGCTCTACTACAACAACCTCGGGCACAACGAATCGAGCTGGGCCAACAAGCAGTATCTCGATTCAATCACGGCGGCCGTGAAGTGGATGCGGGGTGAAATCGAATGCGATGCGAAGCCGAATCCGGCGGTGTCGACAGAGTTTGAAGAGAAGTCGCAGAAGGACATCAAGGAGCACGGCTTCCAGACCGTTCAGCAGGTCAAGAACGACTGA
- a CDS encoding inositol monophosphatase family protein, which yields MTPKQLQTVAEQAARIGGAILQDWAGRITPKEKSPKNLVTEADFASQKAIGEFLTQECPGHDFLGEEDVGPASTTSDYRWIVDPLDGTSNYVHRFPFYAVSIGVEHRGQLVAGAIFDPTRNEMFAASLGGGATLNGHRIEPSATGPLASALVIASLPVKTGPESPEVRRFLRVLTRAQSLQRTGSAALNLCYVAAGRMDGFWSTSLKPWDMAAGVLILLEAGGRVTGINGGPFNVDVSDLLATNGNPLHEELAELLPGVD from the coding sequence ATGACTCCCAAGCAGCTGCAAACTGTCGCCGAACAGGCCGCCCGCATCGGCGGCGCCATCCTCCAGGACTGGGCCGGCCGGATCACGCCCAAAGAGAAAAGTCCGAAGAACCTCGTGACCGAGGCCGACTTTGCGTCCCAGAAGGCCATCGGCGAGTTCCTGACGCAGGAATGCCCCGGACACGACTTCCTCGGGGAAGAGGACGTTGGTCCTGCTTCGACCACCAGCGATTACCGCTGGATCGTCGATCCGCTCGACGGAACCTCCAACTACGTCCACCGTTTTCCGTTCTACGCCGTCTCGATTGGCGTCGAGCATCGCGGGCAGCTCGTCGCCGGAGCGATCTTCGATCCCACGCGCAACGAGATGTTCGCGGCGTCGCTCGGGGGCGGGGCGACCCTCAATGGCCATCGCATCGAGCCGTCAGCCACCGGGCCGCTCGCCAGCGCCCTCGTCATCGCGAGTCTTCCGGTCAAAACGGGCCCCGAGTCGCCGGAAGTCCGGCGGTTCCTCCGCGTCCTCACGCGGGCCCAGTCGCTTCAACGGACCGGCTCCGCGGCGCTCAACCTCTGCTACGTCGCCGCCGGCCGGATGGACGGATTCTGGTCGACCAGTCTCAAGCCCTGGGATATGGCCGCCGGCGTCCTCATCCTCCTTGAAGCCGGGGGCCGGGTCACGGGCATCAACGGCGGTCCTTTCAACGTCGATGTCTCCGACCTCCTGGCCACCAACGGAAACCCCCTGCACGAAGAACTCGCCGAGCTTCTTCCGGGCGTCGACTGA